A window from Salvelinus alpinus unplaced genomic scaffold, SLU_Salpinus.1 scaffold_446, whole genome shotgun sequence encodes these proteins:
- the LOC139567397 gene encoding ribosomal protein S6 kinase-related protein-like, translating into MIREKAPPILDQVLGGGGPDRLRAEWSLPGFISMFLPEFPHRAVPGHQHFQVLGYIAKGSFGPILKVKDKAKQKTYAVKVTLQ; encoded by the exons ATGATCAGAGAAAAGGCCCCTCCTATCCTGGACCAGGTGTTAGGGGGAGGAGGGCCAGATAGACTGAGAGCAGAGTGGAGTCTGCCTGGCTTCATATCCATGTTCCTCCCTGAGTTCCCTCACAGAGCTGTACCAGGACACCAACACTTCCAG GTGTTGGGATATATCGCCAAAGGATCCTTTGGTCCCATTCTGAAGGTGAAGGACAAGGCCAAGCAGAAAACCTACGCTGTCAAGGTAACCCTCCAATAG